One stretch of Aquimarina sp. Aq107 DNA includes these proteins:
- the groL gene encoding chaperonin GroEL (60 kDa chaperone family; promotes refolding of misfolded polypeptides especially under stressful conditions; forms two stacked rings of heptamers to form a barrel-shaped 14mer; ends can be capped by GroES; misfolded proteins enter the barrel where they are refolded when GroES binds) → MAKDIKFDIEARDGIKRGVDALANAVKVTLGPKGRNVIISKSFGAPQVTKDGVSVAKEVELEDALENMGAQMVKEVASKTNDLAGDGTTTATVLAQAIVKEGLKNVAAGANPMDLKRGIDKAVLAITEDLEKQTKEVGSSSDKIKQVAAISANNDETIGDLIAKAFGKVGKEGVITVEEAKGTDTHVDVVEGMQFDRGYLSPYFVTNSEKMTADLENPYILLFDKKISAMKDLLPVLEPVAQTGKPLLIIAEDVDGEALATLVVNKLRGALKIAAVKAPGFGDRRKAMLEDIAILTGGTVISEERGFTLENTTIEHLGTAEKVAIDKDNTTVVNGAGAEDLIKNRVNQIKSQIETTTSDYDREKLQERLAKLAGGVAVLYVGAASEVEMKEKKDRVDDALHATRAAVEEGIVAGGGVALVRAKSVLEKVKTENADEATGIQIVNRAIEAPLRTIVENAGGEGSVVISKVLEGKDDFGYDAKSEEYVDMLKAGIIDPKKVTRIALENAASVSGMILTTECALIDIKEDAPAGGGMPPMGGGMPGMM, encoded by the coding sequence ATGGCTAAAGACATAAAATTTGATATAGAAGCACGTGACGGAATCAAACGTGGTGTAGATGCATTGGCAAATGCGGTAAAAGTAACCTTAGGACCTAAAGGTCGTAATGTAATTATTAGCAAATCATTTGGTGCTCCTCAGGTAACTAAAGATGGTGTTTCTGTAGCTAAAGAAGTAGAATTAGAAGACGCTCTAGAAAATATGGGAGCGCAAATGGTAAAAGAAGTAGCTTCTAAAACAAATGATCTTGCTGGAGACGGTACAACCACTGCTACTGTTTTAGCACAAGCTATCGTAAAAGAAGGTCTTAAAAATGTAGCTGCTGGAGCTAATCCAATGGATCTAAAACGTGGTATAGACAAAGCCGTTTTAGCAATTACAGAAGATTTAGAAAAGCAGACTAAAGAAGTTGGAAGCTCTTCAGACAAAATCAAACAAGTTGCAGCAATTTCTGCTAACAATGACGAAACTATTGGAGATCTGATTGCTAAAGCTTTTGGAAAAGTAGGAAAAGAAGGAGTTATTACAGTAGAAGAAGCTAAGGGAACAGATACTCACGTAGATGTTGTAGAAGGAATGCAGTTCGACAGAGGATACCTTTCTCCATATTTTGTTACTAATAGTGAGAAAATGACTGCAGATTTAGAGAATCCTTATATTCTTTTATTTGACAAAAAAATATCAGCAATGAAAGATTTATTACCTGTTCTTGAGCCAGTTGCTCAAACAGGGAAACCTCTTTTAATTATTGCAGAAGATGTAGACGGAGAAGCATTAGCAACACTGGTTGTAAATAAACTTCGTGGTGCATTAAAAATCGCAGCAGTAAAAGCTCCTGGTTTTGGTGACAGACGTAAAGCTATGTTAGAAGATATCGCTATCCTAACAGGGGGTACTGTAATTTCTGAAGAAAGAGGATTTACTTTAGAAAACACAACTATCGAGCACTTAGGTACTGCAGAAAAAGTAGCTATCGATAAAGACAATACAACTGTTGTAAATGGAGCTGGTGCTGAAGATTTAATCAAAAACAGAGTAAATCAAATCAAATCTCAGATCGAAACAACTACTTCTGATTACGATAGAGAAAAACTACAAGAGCGTTTAGCTAAATTAGCTGGTGGTGTTGCTGTTTTATATGTCGGTGCTGCTTCTGAAGTAGAAATGAAAGAGAAAAAAGATCGTGTGGATGATGCACTTCATGCTACTCGTGCAGCAGTAGAAGAAGGTATTGTTGCTGGTGGAGGTGTTGCTTTAGTTAGAGCGAAATCAGTTCTAGAAAAAGTAAAAACTGAAAACGCTGATGAAGCTACAGGAATACAAATCGTAAACCGTGCTATAGAAGCTCCATTAAGAACGATTGTAGAAAATGCAGGTGGAGAAGGATCTGTTGTAATCTCTAAAGTATTAGAAGGTAAAGACGATTTCGGATATGATGCAAAATCTGAAGAATATGTAGATATGCTAAAAGCTGGGATCATTGATCCTAAGAAAGTAACTCGTATTGCTTTAGAAAACGCAGCTTCTGTATCAGGAATGATCCTTACTACAGAGTGTGCATTAATTGACATCAAAGAAGATGCTCCTGCTGGAGGTGGAATGCCACCAATGGGCGGAGGAATGCCAGGAATGATGTAA
- the aceB gene encoding malate synthase A, giving the protein METQTNLSQKISFTKEVKNYHPEILTDGALAFLEALHNRFDGRRLALLNNREQQQQLFDLETFPAFPENTKEIRNSEWSAAPIPADLQDRRVEITGPVDRKMVINALNSGAKTFMADFEDSNAPLWENCLQGQKNLMDAVNKTISFYNPKKDKTYQLNEEVATLIVRPRGLHLNEKHLLIENKEISASLFDFALYVFHNNEQLKENGTAPYYYIPKLEHFTEAIWWNDVIDFSEEYLGLEHATIKVTVLVETITASFQLDEIIYALKEHIVGLNCGRWDYIFSYIKKLRNHKGFVVPDRAQVTMTSPFMDAYSKRVIQRCHKRNILAIGGMAAQIPIKNDEERNKQAFAKVKADKEREVKNGHDGTWVAHPGLVPLAMGVFDMHMQEANQLDIKREDVVVTEEDLLEIPQGTITEKGIRENINVGIHYIATWLGGNGAVALYDLMEDAATAEISRTQIWQWLKNEVKLDNGLRLNSNMFHILFEDELKTIEDQAGKTLFDSKNYQNAIQIFHNLVTSDRFEEFLTTQAYRYL; this is encoded by the coding sequence ATGGAAACTCAAACAAACCTAAGTCAGAAAATTAGCTTTACAAAAGAGGTGAAAAATTATCATCCAGAGATTCTTACGGATGGTGCTTTAGCTTTTCTTGAAGCTTTGCATAATCGTTTTGACGGAAGACGATTAGCACTTTTAAACAACAGAGAACAACAGCAACAACTGTTTGATCTAGAAACTTTTCCCGCATTTCCGGAAAACACTAAGGAAATTCGTAATAGCGAATGGTCCGCAGCTCCTATTCCTGCAGATTTGCAGGACAGAAGAGTGGAGATCACCGGTCCTGTTGACAGAAAAATGGTCATCAATGCATTAAATTCGGGTGCGAAAACATTTATGGCAGATTTTGAAGACAGCAATGCTCCGTTATGGGAAAACTGTTTACAAGGACAAAAAAACCTCATGGATGCCGTCAATAAAACTATTTCGTTCTACAATCCTAAGAAAGATAAAACGTATCAGCTAAATGAAGAGGTCGCTACTTTAATTGTACGCCCCAGAGGATTACATCTTAATGAGAAACATCTTTTAATAGAAAACAAAGAAATTAGTGCTTCTCTCTTTGATTTTGCATTGTACGTATTTCATAACAACGAGCAACTAAAAGAAAATGGAACTGCTCCTTATTATTATATTCCTAAACTAGAACATTTTACAGAGGCAATATGGTGGAACGATGTGATCGATTTTTCTGAGGAATATCTTGGTTTAGAACACGCCACTATAAAAGTAACTGTGCTTGTAGAAACTATTACAGCTAGTTTTCAATTAGATGAAATCATCTATGCATTAAAAGAGCACATTGTTGGATTAAACTGCGGAAGATGGGATTATATATTTAGTTACATCAAAAAACTAAGAAATCATAAAGGTTTTGTAGTTCCCGATCGTGCTCAGGTAACTATGACCAGTCCTTTTATGGATGCATATAGTAAACGAGTAATACAAAGATGTCATAAAAGGAATATATTAGCCATAGGTGGTATGGCAGCACAAATTCCTATCAAAAATGATGAAGAAAGAAACAAGCAAGCATTTGCCAAAGTAAAAGCTGATAAAGAACGTGAAGTAAAGAATGGTCATGATGGAACTTGGGTAGCACATCCAGGTCTGGTACCATTAGCTATGGGTGTATTTGATATGCATATGCAAGAAGCCAATCAATTAGATATAAAAAGAGAAGATGTAGTTGTAACAGAAGAAGACCTTTTAGAAATTCCACAAGGAACTATAACAGAAAAGGGAATCCGAGAAAACATTAATGTCGGTATACACTATATAGCAACTTGGCTAGGAGGTAATGGTGCTGTAGCGCTATATGATCTTATGGAAGATGCTGCTACTGCAGAAATTAGCAGAACTCAAATCTGGCAATGGCTTAAAAACGAAGTAAAATTAGATAATGGATTAAGACTTAATTCTAATATGTTTCATATTCTTTTTGAAGATGAATTAAAAACTATAGAAGATCAAGCAGGAAAAACTCTTTTTGATAGTAAAAACTACCAAAATGCAATCCAAATATTTCACAACTTAGTTACCTCGGATAGATTTGAAGAATTTTTGACAACACAAGCTTATAGATATTTATGA
- the miaB gene encoding tRNA (N6-isopentenyl adenosine(37)-C2)-methylthiotransferase MiaB — protein sequence MEKIIDENIQGQTLSLDNKEGNTRKLFIESYGCQMNFSDSEIVASILAKEGFNTTQKLEDADLVLVNTCSIREKAELTVRKRLEKYNAVKRINPKMKVGVLGCMAERLKSKFLEEEKIVDLVVGPDAYKDLPNLIEEVDAGRNAVNVILSKEETYGDISPVRLQSNGVSAFVSITRGCDNMCTFCVVPFTRGRERSRDPQSIMEEIDDLAAKNFKEITLLGQNVDSYLWYGGGLKKDFEKASDFQKATAVNFAKLLDMVAEKHPKIRLRFTTSNPQDMTLDVIKVMANHKNICKYIHLPIQSGSDRILKEMNRLHTRQEYFELIDNIKRLIPDCAISQDIITGFPTETEEDHQDTLSLMEYVKYEYGFMFAYSERPGTLAGRKLEDDIPEATKKRRLNEIITAQRRHSTERHEAFLGKTMEILIEKESKKSDAHWSGRNTQNIVAVFPKGDYKIGDFVMVRIDECTSATLLGEAVGYSDNN from the coding sequence ATGGAGAAGATTATTGACGAAAACATTCAAGGGCAAACATTGTCTTTAGATAATAAAGAAGGAAACACCAGGAAACTTTTTATTGAAAGTTATGGGTGTCAAATGAATTTTAGTGATAGTGAAATTGTTGCTTCAATTTTAGCAAAAGAAGGATTTAATACTACCCAAAAACTTGAAGATGCCGATTTGGTCCTTGTAAACACCTGCTCTATTCGTGAAAAAGCAGAACTTACGGTAAGAAAACGTCTGGAAAAATATAATGCAGTAAAAAGAATTAACCCAAAAATGAAAGTAGGTGTTCTCGGGTGCATGGCAGAACGTCTTAAAAGTAAATTCTTAGAGGAAGAAAAAATTGTAGACCTTGTCGTTGGACCGGATGCGTATAAAGATCTTCCTAACCTCATTGAAGAAGTAGATGCAGGACGTAACGCAGTTAACGTAATCCTATCTAAAGAAGAAACTTATGGAGATATCTCTCCAGTTCGTTTACAAAGTAATGGTGTTTCAGCATTTGTATCTATCACTAGAGGATGTGACAATATGTGTACATTTTGCGTAGTTCCTTTTACAAGAGGAAGAGAACGTAGCCGTGATCCGCAAAGTATCATGGAAGAAATCGATGACTTAGCAGCCAAAAATTTCAAAGAAATCACCCTATTAGGTCAAAATGTAGATAGCTATCTATGGTACGGTGGAGGGTTGAAAAAAGACTTTGAAAAAGCAAGTGATTTCCAAAAAGCAACTGCAGTAAATTTTGCTAAGTTATTGGATATGGTTGCAGAAAAGCATCCTAAAATAAGATTACGCTTTACTACATCTAATCCTCAGGATATGACATTAGATGTTATAAAAGTAATGGCAAACCACAAAAACATTTGTAAATATATCCACTTACCTATACAGAGTGGTAGCGATCGTATTCTTAAAGAAATGAATCGTTTACATACTCGCCAAGAATATTTCGAATTAATCGACAATATCAAAAGGCTGATTCCTGATTGTGCTATTTCTCAGGATATTATCACAGGTTTTCCTACGGAAACTGAAGAAGATCATCAAGATACATTATCCTTAATGGAATATGTAAAATACGAATATGGATTTATGTTTGCTTATTCTGAACGCCCAGGAACTTTAGCTGGTCGTAAATTAGAAGATGATATTCCTGAAGCAACTAAAAAGAGAAGGCTTAACGAAATTATTACAGCTCAACGCCGCCATAGTACTGAAAGACATGAAGCTTTCTTAGGTAAAACTATGGAAATATTAATCGAAAAAGAATCAAAAAAATCCGATGCGCACTGGAGTGGAAGAAATACTCAGAATATAGTCGCTGTTTTCCCTAAAGGAGATTACAAAATTGGAGATTTTGTGATGGTTCGTATTGACGAGTGCACCAGTGCTACGCTACTTGGTGAGGCTGTTGGATACTCTGATAACAATTAA
- a CDS encoding sigma-54-dependent Fis family transcriptional regulator, with protein MESVQATKQRFGIIGNDPKLNRSIEKAIQVAPTDISVLVTGESGVGKESIPKIIHSLSHRKHGKYIAVNCGAIPEGTIDSELFGHEKGAFTGATSTRSGYFEVADGGTIFLDEVGELPLTTQVRLLRVLENGEFIKVGSSKVQKTDVRIVAATNVNMFEAIKKERFREDLYYRLSTVEILLPPLRDREQDIHLLFRKFASDFATKYKMPTIRLEDAAAHLLEKYHWSGNIRQLRNIAEQISVLEQNRTISASTLRGYLPDIGSNLPAIISSDKKDSDFSNEREILYKVLFDMKNDLNDLKKLTMELMQSGNSQQVQKENEGLIRKIYREEKEEETPFEEPVTQTTEVLQITPSDTIKKDEDKYHFAEEIEEEETLSLHDKELELIKKSLERHRGKRKAAAEELGISERTLYRKIKQYDL; from the coding sequence ATGGAATCAGTTCAAGCCACAAAACAGCGATTCGGTATTATAGGAAACGATCCTAAACTAAACCGATCCATAGAAAAAGCTATTCAGGTAGCTCCTACGGATATATCGGTTCTGGTTACTGGAGAAAGTGGTGTTGGTAAAGAAAGTATACCTAAAATTATTCATTCGTTATCGCATCGAAAACACGGCAAATATATCGCGGTCAATTGTGGTGCAATTCCAGAAGGAACAATCGATAGTGAACTATTTGGACATGAAAAAGGGGCCTTTACTGGAGCCACTTCAACCAGAAGTGGATATTTTGAAGTAGCAGATGGTGGAACTATTTTTCTTGATGAAGTTGGAGAGTTACCACTCACAACACAAGTAAGACTATTAAGAGTACTTGAAAATGGAGAGTTTATTAAAGTAGGGTCATCTAAAGTTCAAAAAACTGATGTACGGATTGTAGCAGCTACAAATGTAAATATGTTTGAAGCTATCAAAAAAGAGCGGTTTAGAGAAGATCTATACTATCGCTTAAGTACAGTAGAGATTCTATTACCTCCTTTACGAGATCGTGAGCAAGACATACATCTATTATTCAGAAAATTTGCTTCCGATTTTGCTACTAAATACAAGATGCCTACAATTAGATTAGAAGACGCTGCTGCCCATTTACTAGAAAAATATCATTGGAGCGGTAACATTAGGCAATTACGCAACATTGCTGAACAAATATCAGTCCTTGAACAAAACAGAACAATATCCGCTAGCACATTACGTGGTTATTTACCTGATATTGGCAGCAATTTACCTGCTATAATATCTTCAGATAAAAAAGATAGTGATTTTAGCAATGAACGAGAGATATTATACAAAGTTCTTTTTGACATGAAAAATGATCTTAATGATCTCAAAAAGCTGACGATGGAATTAATGCAAAGTGGAAACTCTCAGCAGGTACAAAAAGAAAATGAAGGGTTAATTAGAAAGATCTATCGGGAAGAAAAAGAGGAAGAAACACCCTTTGAAGAACCTGTAACGCAAACAACAGAAGTTTTACAAATAACCCCTTCTGACACAATTAAAAAAGATGAAGACAAATATCATTTTGCAGAGGAAATTGAAGAAGAAGAAACCCTTTCCTTACATGATAAAGAACTAGAGTTAATTAAAAAATCTCTAGAACGTCATCGTGGAAAACGCAAAGCAGCGGCAGAAGAATTAGGAATAAGTGAGCGCACCTTATATAGAAAGATTAAGCAATACGATCTTTAA
- a CDS encoding helix-turn-helix domain-containing protein — MAEEYIRLIFGLKIKQIRTDKDLSLFGLSKLSGLSKSYLNEIEKGKKYPKTDKIIKLAETLEVPYDSLVSLKLDKNLAPIGEILQSGILDEIPLELFGIQQSDLIDIIANAPSKVNAFISTIIEIAQHYNMSREGFYLASLRSYQEAHNNFFKDLEDTAVRFANSYQLDLSGNITASELEEILIEEYGYTINTAGIPHHEELDNLRSVFVPSTKTLLLSDRVDEPQKTFIYAKELGYQYMEVKQRPYTFSWIRYDNFEEVLHNFYASYFAGALIIPRNHLKGHLKDLFTGKRFSEKAFHKIMKLYNASPESFYQRLTNILPKDFGMQNVFFLRFTHKKGMERFNLVKELHITHQQQPHANEINEHYCRRWMAIKTLQRTASDDLPYSFDIQISDYADTDQQYLVFTSATKDPFRKDYYRSIGIGFLISSSLEKKIGFVNDSKIPKVKVGVTCESCSIMDCEVRKAPPKRLLAKEKYKRTSRLVADIVKEYS, encoded by the coding sequence ATAGCAGAAGAATATATTAGATTAATTTTTGGTCTGAAAATCAAGCAAATACGAACAGATAAAGATTTGTCGCTTTTTGGTTTATCAAAGTTAAGTGGGTTGTCTAAGTCGTATCTTAATGAGATAGAAAAAGGAAAAAAATATCCAAAAACAGATAAGATAATTAAGCTTGCAGAGACCTTAGAGGTGCCTTATGATAGTTTAGTTTCCTTAAAATTAGATAAAAACCTTGCTCCAATCGGAGAAATTTTACAGTCGGGAATTCTTGATGAAATTCCACTAGAGTTATTTGGAATTCAGCAAAGTGATCTTATTGATATTATTGCGAATGCTCCTTCCAAGGTGAATGCATTTATAAGTACTATTATAGAAATTGCTCAGCATTATAATATGAGTAGAGAAGGTTTTTATTTAGCTTCTTTACGATCTTATCAAGAAGCACATAACAATTTTTTCAAGGATTTAGAAGATACGGCCGTACGATTTGCCAATTCTTATCAATTAGACTTATCAGGTAATATTACCGCGTCAGAATTAGAAGAAATTTTGATCGAGGAATATGGTTATACTATTAATACGGCAGGTATACCACATCACGAGGAGTTAGATAATCTGAGATCCGTGTTTGTTCCATCAACAAAAACGCTGCTTTTGTCAGATAGAGTGGATGAACCACAGAAAACATTTATTTATGCAAAGGAGTTAGGGTATCAATATATGGAGGTTAAACAGAGACCTTATACTTTTTCTTGGATACGTTATGATAATTTTGAAGAGGTGTTGCATAATTTTTATGCTTCTTATTTTGCAGGGGCATTAATTATACCTAGGAATCATTTAAAAGGTCATCTAAAAGATCTATTCACTGGAAAACGTTTTTCTGAGAAAGCTTTTCATAAAATAATGAAGCTATATAATGCTTCTCCAGAATCCTTTTACCAGCGTCTAACCAATATTTTGCCTAAGGATTTTGGAATGCAAAATGTTTTCTTTTTAAGGTTCACGCATAAAAAAGGAATGGAGCGATTTAATTTAGTGAAGGAACTGCATATTACTCATCAACAACAACCTCATGCAAATGAGATCAATGAGCATTACTGCAGAAGATGGATGGCTATTAAAACATTGCAGCGTACTGCAAGTGATGATTTACCTTATTCTTTTGATATTCAAATTTCTGATTACGCGGATACGGATCAACAATATCTTGTGTTTACCTCTGCTACCAAAGATCCATTTAGAAAAGATTATTATCGTAGTATTGGTATTGGATTTTTAATATCATCTTCTTTGGAGAAAAAAATAGGGTTTGTTAATGATTCTAAAATCCCAAAGGTGAAAGTTGGAGTTACTTGCGAATCTTGTTCTATTATGGATTGCGAGGTTAGAAAAGCGCCGCCAAAGCGATTATTAGCAAAAGAAAAATATAAAAGAACCTCTAGATTGGTAGCGGATATTGTTAAGGAGTATTCGTAA
- a CDS encoding M15 family metallopeptidase produces the protein MIKKLLFITFLALLFSCKETSVTTMTSASTLALLEKSKAIQLRAERVEKNMQKWQDSLDRFENKEEMQSPVKDDEFVNIEDLSNYFVLDMKYATKDNFLKKAVYSCAKCYVRGVVAKALIAANKDFMAKGYRIKLFDCYRPHSVQKKMWKIFPNPGYVADPKGGSIHNKGAAVDITLTDLKGNQLDMGTKFDHFGKEAHHSYKSLSDEVLANRKILKEIMEKHGFSIIRTEWWHYNFKNKKFKISDFRWKCG, from the coding sequence ATGATAAAAAAACTACTATTTATTACATTTTTAGCCTTGCTTTTTTCTTGTAAGGAAACCTCTGTCACTACGATGACCAGTGCTAGTACGTTAGCATTGTTAGAAAAATCAAAAGCCATTCAGTTAAGAGCAGAAAGGGTAGAGAAGAATATGCAGAAATGGCAAGATTCTTTAGATAGGTTTGAGAATAAAGAAGAGATGCAAAGCCCAGTTAAAGATGATGAGTTTGTAAATATTGAAGACTTGTCTAATTATTTTGTGTTAGACATGAAATATGCTACTAAAGATAACTTTTTAAAAAAAGCAGTGTATTCATGTGCTAAGTGTTACGTAAGAGGAGTTGTTGCTAAAGCATTAATTGCAGCTAATAAAGATTTTATGGCAAAAGGGTATCGAATTAAGTTATTTGATTGCTATCGACCCCATAGTGTACAGAAAAAGATGTGGAAAATATTTCCTAATCCTGGGTATGTTGCTGATCCAAAAGGAGGATCAATTCACAATAAGGGAGCTGCAGTGGATATAACCCTCACGGATTTGAAAGGGAATCAACTGGATATGGGTACTAAATTTGATCATTTTGGTAAAGAAGCCCATCATTCATATAAGTCGTTATCTGATGAGGTACTTGCTAATCGTAAAATTCTTAAAGAAATCATGGAAAAACACGGTTTCTCCATTATTAGAACAGAATGGTGGCACTACAACTTTAAAAATAAAAAGTTTAAGATTTCTGATTTTAGATGGAAATGTGGTTAA
- the secG gene encoding preprotein translocase subunit SecG, which produces MTTFSIFLILIVVVSFLLVVVIMVQNPKGGGLSSSFGGGGTQQLGGVKKTTDFLDKSTWALATLLLVLILLSNVDLMDGATNQDPTVDTNDVELIQDAPAAPATDDTPEE; this is translated from the coding sequence ATGACAACGTTTTCAATCTTTTTAATATTAATCGTAGTTGTGTCATTTTTACTAGTAGTAGTAATTATGGTTCAGAACCCTAAAGGAGGAGGTTTATCATCTTCTTTTGGTGGAGGTGGAACACAACAATTAGGCGGTGTAAAAAAAACCACAGATTTTTTAGATAAAAGTACTTGGGCATTAGCCACACTGCTATTAGTTCTTATTCTTTTATCTAATGTAGACTTAATGGATGGAGCTACAAATCAAGATCCAACAGTAGACACGAATGATGTAGAATTGATTCAGGATGCACCTGCTGCTCCTGCAACGGATGACACACCTGAAGAATAA
- the groES gene encoding co-chaperone GroES, with the protein MGVNIKPLSDRVVIEPLPAETQTASGLYIPDSAQEKQQKGKVAAVGSGKKDHEMTVKVGDTVLYGKYSGTELKLDGNDYLIMREDDILAIV; encoded by the coding sequence ATGGGAGTAAATATTAAACCTCTTTCGGATCGTGTGGTTATTGAGCCACTTCCAGCGGAAACGCAAACGGCATCAGGATTATACATCCCTGATTCAGCACAAGAAAAGCAACAAAAAGGTAAAGTAGCTGCTGTAGGTAGCGGTAAAAAAGATCATGAAATGACCGTAAAAGTTGGTGATACTGTACTTTACGGAAAATATTCTGGTACTGAATTAAAATTAGACGGTAACGATTATTTAATAATGCGCGAGGATGATATCCTAGCAATCGTTTAA
- a CDS encoding LptE family protein: MVQKIKYTIVAIIGIIIIQGCGAYSFSGINTTATTFQVGFFQNQASIIIPGIDQTFTNQLQDLILNQTNLDLVTSNGDIAYEGEIVQYYVAPTNATSANTAAQNRLTIAVNVRFYDIKNPKEDLEQRFSFFFDYPATQAETAVRDEAVQIIYDRITQDILNATLAKW; this comes from the coding sequence TTGGTACAGAAAATTAAATATACCATTGTAGCAATCATCGGAATTATAATAATCCAAGGATGTGGAGCATATTCTTTTAGTGGAATAAACACTACAGCAACTACGTTTCAAGTAGGTTTTTTTCAAAATCAAGCATCAATCATTATCCCTGGAATTGATCAAACGTTTACCAATCAGTTACAAGATTTGATTTTAAATCAAACTAATCTAGATCTGGTAACTTCTAACGGAGATATTGCTTATGAAGGTGAAATTGTTCAATATTATGTAGCCCCAACCAATGCGACATCAGCAAACACAGCTGCGCAAAATAGGCTTACCATTGCTGTAAATGTTCGTTTCTATGACATAAAGAATCCTAAGGAAGATTTAGAACAACGTTTTTCATTCTTTTTTGACTACCCAGCTACACAAGCTGAGACAGCTGTTAGAGATGAAGCTGTACAAATAATCTATGACAGAATTACTCAGGATATACTAAATGCTACATTAGCAAAGTGGTAA